The following are encoded in a window of Colletotrichum lupini chromosome 3, complete sequence genomic DNA:
- a CDS encoding methyl-CpG binding domain-containing protein 4, whose protein sequence is MAHALADDVFVGFDVPEIDKPFLLDVLAAPGTPWDEKLAIYDVGLFSGYEDWNLMLESAASLKEQSPARSPLDAQDLLAFVPRVKEATLAADKLRQGWAATDQSIKKLATLLRVHRSGTVAAPQPAVIKRERVIKREGVSRRGRDDEEETEDEDAQPNNQRVKRRKVASKSSTSHYFAPPAAEQSPRIQPEQPSSSSFPSPLASDEARAYTPAVLRNGIATPNITPRKQSLENEAPNDTTGNSPKESISEAQNAACAASGANGDDAGDLKASGPQTARDLRAEAPSWPSPPSSLSGPSPRRKTAVKSPFFNLPSPAKQSPKSKRGAGLVSTVPFPRLTAPKFGLIQEEFAHEPFWLLVVVTFLVKTAGTLAIPTFYKVKERFPTPEALADPEATPTIMSMIRHLGLSVMRTAAIQRVKNYDKRDIEASALRPDSDSEQCLTELPTTEDADDAWEMGHFTQGKYALDSWRIFCRDELLGRADDWNGKGVAPNFQPEWMRVRPDDKELRACLRWMWMREGWEWDPVTGEKTVLRDEMRRAVDEERVGYDDTGGSDYFAMGSQIDSQDEFTVLVTGFGPFKAQYPVNPSWEIAHSLPAYLPPLRAKNPKDHHSSTSPSTSSSSRPLPPVRILVHPEAIRVNYQNVRRLVPQLWDPAVHPRIDATVHIGMAGPRLFYSIERRGHRDGYAFPDVDGKKLEDEDRRREEGENWVWYGMPSEIETGLDLADVLERWKDHSPEGSDLRISEDAGHYLCDFIYFSSLAHLWKAQKHRRVTFLHVPSDASEASVSRGTELAIQLIRSIAESELSRRRKGGEEEVVGKDDKIAVELRV, encoded by the exons ATGGCGCATGCACTAGCAGACGACGTCTTCGTCGGATTCGACGTTCCCGAAATCGACAAGCCATTCTTGCTTGATGTCCTTGCTGCACCCGGCACCCCCTGGGACGAGAAGCTGGCCATCTACGACGTCGGTCTGTTCAGCGGATACGAGGATTGGAACCTGATGCTCGAGAGTGCGGCCTCATTGAAGGAGCAGAGCCCGGCTAGATCCCCTCTCGATGCACAAGATCTCCTAGCCTTCGTCCCGCGGGTGAAAGAAGCCACGCTAGCCGCCGACAAGCTGCGTCAGGGTTGGGCAGCGACTGACCAGTCCATCAAAAAATTAGCCACGCTTCTGCGGGTTCATCGATCAGGCACCGTTGCTGCTCCCCAACCTGCTGTCATCAAACGAGAGCGAGTGATCAAGCGAGAGGGCGTCTCCAGGCGCGGACGGGACGATGAGGAGGAGACCGAAGATGAGGATGCCCAACCCAACAACCAACGAGTCAAGCGACGCAAAGTCGCATCCAAATCATCCACATCCCACTATTTCGCGCCACCCGCGGCCGAACAATCGCCACGCATCCAGCCAGAACAGCCATCTTCATCTTCATTTCCATCACCGCTCGCTTCCGACGAAGCTCGAGCCTACACACCGGCAGTCCTCCGTAACGGAATTGCCACACCTAATATCACGCCTCGCAAACAGTCTCTTGAGAATGAGGCCCCGAATGACACCACCGGGAATTCTCCGAAGGAATCGATCAGCGAGGCCCAGAACGCCGCTTGTGCGGCTAGCGGAGCGAATGGTGACGATGCCGGCGATTTAAAAGCCAGCGGCCCGCAGACAGCCAGGGATCTTCGGGCAGAGGCACCATCCTGGCCATCCCCGCCCAGCA GTCTTTCCGGCCCATCGCCGAGGCGGAAGACGGCCGTCAAATCTCCCTTCTTCAATCTGCCATCACCAGCCAAACAGTCTCCTAAGTCGAAACGCGGCGCTGGTCTTGTATCAACGGTCCCCTTTCCGCGACTGACGGCACCAAAGTTTGGTCTCATTCAAGAAGAGTTTGCTCACGAGCCGTTTTGGCTGCTTGTGGTAGTGACCTTCCTTGTCAAAACAGCTGGGACGCTGGCCATCCCAACGTTTTATAAGGTCAAGGAACGCTTCCCAACACCCGAGGCCTTGGCGGATCCAGAGGCGACACCGACCATCATGAGCATGATTCGCCATCTGGGGCTTTCAGTTATGCGAACAGCAGCGATACAGAG AGTGAAGAATTACGACAAGAGAGATATTGAGGCGAGCGCACTTCGACCCGACAGCGATTCTGAGCAATGCTTGACTGAGCTTCCTACGACGGAAGATGCCGACGATGCCTGGGAAATGGGTCATTTCACGCAAGGCAAATACGCCTTGGACAGCTGGCGAATTTTCTGTCGGGATGAGCTTTTGGGACGGGCCGACGACTGGAACGGCAAAGGCGTAGCGCCCAATTTTCAACCCGAGTGGATGAGAGTGCGACCCGATGACAAGGAGCTTCGGGCGTGTCTCCGATGGATGTGGATGCGTGAAGGATGGGAATGGGATCCTGTCACGGGCGAGAAGACAGTTCTTCGAGATGAGATGCGAAGGGCTGTGGATGAAGAGCGCGTGGGATATGATGATACGGGAG GTTCAGACTATTTCGCGATGGGGTCACAAATTGATTCACAAGACGAGTTCACGGTGCTCGTCACTGGCTTCGGC CCTTTCAAAGCCCAATACCCCGTAAATCCCTCCTGGGAAATCGCCCACTCTCTACCAGCATACCTCCCGCCCCTCCGCGCCAAGAACCCAAAAGATCACCACTCTTCAACCTCCCCCTCCACTTCGTCCTCCTCTCGGCCCCTCCCACCCGTCCGCATCCTCGTCCACCCGGAAGCCATTCGCGTAAACTACCAAAACGTCCGCCGCCTGGTACCCCAGCTATGGGACCCGGCAGTTCATCCGCGCATAGACGCGACCGTACACATCGGCATGGCGGGACCGCGGCTGTTCTACTCGATTGAGCGCCGCGGTCACCGGGACGGCTACGCTTTCCCTGACGTGGACGGGAAGAAGCTCGAGGACGAGGATCGGCGAAGGGAGGAGGGCGAGAATTGGGTGTGGTACGGCATGCCGTCTGAGATTGAGACGGGATTGGATCTGGCTGATGTGTTGGAGCGGTGGAAGGATCATAGCCCG GAAGGATCCGATCTCCGTATATCCGAAGACGCGGGACACTACCTCTGCGACTTCATCTACTTTTCCAGCCTAGCGCATCTGTGGAAGGCACAGAAGCACCGCAGAGTGACGTTCCTCCACGTCCCGTCCGACGCATCCGAGGCGTCCGTCTCCAGAGGTACCGAATTGGCGATACAGCTGATCCGGTCTATTGCCGAGAGCGAGCTGAGTCGCAGACGTAAAGGAGGCGAGGAGGAAGTCGTGGGTAAGGATGATAAGATTGCAGTTGAGCTACGGGTATAA
- a CDS encoding ribosomal S13/S15 domain-containing protein has product MGRLHSKGKGISASAIPYSRNPPSWLKTTPEQVVDQICKLAKKGATPSQIGVILRDSHGVAQVRVVTGNRILRILKSSGLAPDIPEDLYMLIKKAVAVRKHLERNRKDKDSKFRLILIESRIHRLARYYKTVGVLPPTWRYESATASTIVS; this is encoded by the exons ATGGGCCGTCTTCACTCCAAGGGAAAGGGTATCTCCGCCTCGGCGATTCCCTACAGCCGCAACCCCCCTTCGTGGCTCAAGACCACCCCCGAGCAGGTCGTTGACCAGATCTGCAAGCTGGCCAAGAAGGGCGCTACCCCTTCCCAGATCGGTGTCATTCTCCGTGACTCCCACGGCGTTGCCCAGGTCCGCGTTGTCACCG GCAACCGTATCCTTCGCATCCTTAAGTCCAGCG GCCTCGCCCCCGATATCCCTGAGGACCTTTACATGCTCATCAAGAAG GCTGTTGCCGTCCGCAAGCACCTTGAGCGCAACCGCAAGGACAAGGACTCCAAGTTCCGCCTCATTCTCATCGAGTCCCGTATCCACCGTCTCGCCCGCTACTACAAGACCGTCGGTGTCCTCCCCCCTACCTGGAGATACGAGTCCGCCACCGCCTCCACCATCGTCTCTTAA
- a CDS encoding dpy-30 domain-containing protein: MSNPAEPVTQEATAPADSTFAPAPATMMADAASLDIPMADAGEPASSPVPIPQAAPSAPSPAPGRTGTPNRNVNGEASSRAGSVHPDTNATNFPNRAVEHGDNARMYINNHVTAALLEGMKIISKNQPANPLHVLGNFLLEESRRRNEPSA; the protein is encoded by the exons ATGTCCAACCCGGCAGAGCCTGTTACCCAGGAAGCCACTGCGCCTGCAGATTCTACGTTTGCTCCTGCGCCTGCTACCATGATGGCCGATGCTGCTAGCCTCGACATCCCTATGGCTGATGCTGGCGAACCTGCTTCA TCCCCCGTCCCGATCCCGCAGGCCGCCCCGAGCGCCCCCAGTCCTGCTCCTGGCCGAACCGGTACTCCCAACCGCAATGTCAATGGTGAGGCTAGCTCTCGTGCTGGCTCAGTTCATCCCGACACCAATGCGACGAACTTTCCCAACCGCGCGGTAGAGCACGGCGACAATGCCCGCATGTACATCAACAACCACGTCACCGCTGCTCTGCTCGAGGGCATGAAGATTATCAGCAAGAACCA GCCTGCTAATCCTCTTCACGTCTTGGGCAACTTCCTTCTCGAGGAGTCCCGTCGTAGGAACGAGCCTTCTGCCTGA